From the Companilactobacillus ginsenosidimutans genome, the window ACTTCCTCGGTTGCTGTTCCCATAACTACAGTTCTTGTAGTATCAGAATAATAATTGTTATAGACAAATCCAAAGTCTAACGTGACAACGTCACCATCTTCAATCACCTTATCTGTAGCATCCCCGTGAGGAAATGACGAACGAACACCAGAGGCAACAATCGTTTCGAAGGAAAGCTTTTGAGCACCTAACTTCTTACCAGTGGCTTCAATTTCGTCAGCCACTTCAACTTCAGTCATCCCCACCTTCATAAAATTAATAATATGGTCATATACTTTATCAGTGATATCGGCAGCTTTTTGAATATAACCAATTTCTTCAGTTGACTTATACATTCTCATCTTTTTAATTACTAAGTTGGCAGAAACTGTTTCCACACCTTTTGCCACAATAGCTTGATAATCCTGAGTTAACAAACTATCTGATTCTATTGCAACCAACTTATATTTGCTGGACAAAAAGTCAGCCAGGCTTTGTTTGTTAATATCGATAACTTCAAATTCTGGCGCTTCGAGCTTGATTTGTTCAAAGAATCTTGCATCAGTTACGATATATTTATTCTCTGCATCAATCACGACAAAACCATCATCGCCAGTGTAGTTGGCAACGTAAAATTGGTCTTCTTTATCTGTAATCAAATATGCATCAACCTTATTTTCATGTAGGTAGTTTTTAATTGTAATTACACGCGAATTGTCCATCCCTAATTCCTCCGTCAAACAATAATCTACTTATTAGATTACACTTTTTCAAAAATTTTGGGCAAAAAAAAGCCCGAGATGGTCTCTCGGGTTTTGTGTATGAGGAGGATCGTTGACCTCTTGAGTTTGTAACCTCAATTAGTCCAGGCCAGTCGCAGTTCCTGAAAAGAACGGTTCATGACATATCAGATATATATTATTTGTTTAAGCGACTGGCCTAATTCGATCTACCAACTAGCTTTACGAACACCAGGAATTTGTCCTGCATGTGCTAAATTTCTAAAGTTGATTCTTGACATACCAAACTTTCTTAAATAAGCGTGTGGTCTGCCATCAATTTTATCACGGTGGTGCAATCTGGTTGGAGATGCATCCCTTGGCAACTTGCTCAATGCATCATAGTCACCATTTTCTTTTAGTTCCTCGCGGAGTGTTGCATATTTTGCAACAGTTTCGTGCAAACGTTTTTCACGTTCAATTTTTGCTTTACGTGCCATTCACGTACCTACTCTTTTCAAATTTTCTACTTCGGGAAGTCGTTTGTTAATAGTAATAATTACTAAGTCTATTGACGAGAATAGCAGGAATTAAATTAAATATCAAGAATTTTGTTCAAAATAAATCAATTATTTTATTCGATATCTCAAAACAGTTTTTAGCTTGTCTTTATCAACACGTCGAGCGTCTGACAAATAAATCTCTCGATGAATTTTTGAAGCTCTCTTCTTATTATTAGCAACAACGAATTCGTCGATTTGTAAAAAGCTTGCCGGCTCTTCATCGTAACTTCCATGGTGAAGAATTTCAGCTGCTTCCATTGCTGGATAAGTCTTAATCTCTAACTCATCAATTAATGAAGGATTTTTCTTTTCCTTGGTAGCTGCAATAGATAATGTTATTAATCCAGCTGGGATAAAGTCAGGAATACGAATCATGATGTCATATTCAAATTCATTTTTATCCAAATGATCTAACTTCTGGCCGGCTGGAGTCAGTGACCAGACACCCTCAAGTGGGGGAACTACATAATCGTCAAACTCAACATCCTTATCCTCGCTGTACTTCTTGTAGTCAAACTTGAGTCCATAGGCAACTGGGTAAAGTGTCTCAATTTTCTCCTTGAAGCCTTCCCCATTTGGATCACCGATTCCATGCAACGAGATGAACTTTTGTTCGGGTACAGAAACGATTACTGGTTTCTGTTTGGGTAAATAAAGATTTCTCTCCTGATTTTTAACGTCATATTTCATTTTACGAGCTCCGTCCATAAATAATGAGTTCCGTACAATACAAATTTAATTGTAATCAAAATGTTCAATTGGTCAATACGGCGGTATTTATCGGTGGATATATATAACGTGTTATTGCAAGAAAATGTGGTTATATATATAATAATCACAGTCAAATACAAATACATTTAGGAATTTGTCGGGGTGATACGATGGAGCTTACGAAGAGACAAAAAGAAATTATTGCGATGACTAAAAAGAATAGTCCTCTCACGAGTGAAAAGATTGCCAACCAATTGAACTTATCTGTCCCAACTATACGAGGTGACCTCAGGTTGCTAACAGCTGTCGGCATCCTCGGGTCACGCCCCAAAGTCGGCTATGAATATACAGGTATGAAAAACGCCCAGATCAGCTACGGTAATTTATACGATAAAAAAATCACTGATATTCTCAAGCGACCTGCCTTCGTAGAGCCCAGCACTTCACTCCAAGAATGCGTCAACAGCCTATTCTTAAGAGATACCGGATCACTCTATGTGATCGACGATAACAAAGATCTGCTCGGATTAATTTCCAGAAAAGATTTATTGGCGGTAACTGTTAATAATGGCGACACTGAATCAATGACTGCAAGTATGGTGATGACACGCATGCCAAATTTGATTACGGTCACTTCTGATATGACTATCATGAAAGTTGGAAAACTATTACTCAAACATGAGGTCGACTCTCTTCCAGTAGTTGAAAAAGAAAACTCCCGTAAGGTTGTCGGAAAGATTACAAAAAATAGAATATTCCAATATTTCGTAGAACAAGGAAACAAAAACAGCTAGGAATTTTTCCCTAGCTGTTTTTTTGCATTGAATTAGAATGTATTGATTCTTTCAAAGCTTGATGTACTTCTTTTTGAGTTTCAATTGTATTTTTAATTGTGCTCTTAAAATTTGCATCCTCAACCTCTGAATCATCATCAGGTTCGTTAGCCATATCATGTTCCATTTCTTCCTCAACTTGTTCTTTTGGAAGCTTGGAATCACGAACAAATAATCCGATAACGCCGTAGGCAATTTTGGCACCCATAAGTGTTATTGCTGAACCTAATAAAATAATTATGATACCAATTACTGTTCTTGTAGCAATAGCTTCGCCTAATACGGCCAAGGCTAATACTGGTGCAAGAGCAGGTTTTACCAAGAAAATAAGTGAAGCTTGAACAACTCCAACTTCGTCCATTGCGACAAAGTATAATCCAAAAGCAGCTCCAGTAACTAAGACTGAAATGTATAAAATAAGTGGCAATGTTGACCAACTGATTCCTTGGAAAAATGGAATGTTAACAAACTCGCTGTAATGACTTGGGATAACTGAAGCAATTGGTGTATGACTAATTCCCATCAAAATTGCAAGTTCCCCTGCACCGAACAAGAATGACAGACATGTCATAGTCAGTGCGTTAATTCCAATTTTGTGACTGTGAACCCGGGACATAACTCCATAAACACCAAAGATGATCGAAGATAATAATCCTAAGGTGATACCAATTGGATTTTTCAAATGGAATGGATCGATAATTACGAGCAATCCAATTAACGTTAATACAAGTGCAAAGATATTAGTTCTAGATAATTTTTCATGTAAAAAGATAAATCCAATTATCAAACCAAAGATTGGATTGGCGCTTAACATGATGGCAACGATTGAAGCGTCTGTCATCTGAATTGATAATTGATAAAGCGACATACTGACAACAACAATGACAAATCCAGTCGCTGCACAACGTAGCAAGTCTGATCTTGATAACAAGATACTGTGTTTTCTCAAATATGACCATGCGAATGGCAACAGTGCTAGCCCACCTATCAAGAATCGAATGAAGTTCAATTCGATTGGGTTGAAGGTTCCCCCGGCGATTTTCAGTGCTATTTCCATCGAACTAAATAAGAAAGTCGGTATAAGAATTAATAGTATCGATTTGATTTTCAAAACTTAAAAGCATCCCCAATTTTTTGTTAGTTATGTATTTTAGTTTACTCCTTTTTGATGGTTGCTTGTGTGATTAGCGGAGGTTATTTTATGAAACCGTTTTAAAGATGTGGGAGTTTGGTTGGAAGTTCACTGCCGTCCTCCGGGTAGTTTCGGCGGGGGCTGGAACGCTGTGATGCGATTTTGAGCTTTTGCAAGTACGGCAAAATCTCAAAACTCGCATTTCTTGTAAACGAGCCCTATGGCTCGTCAACAAGAACTCCACGGCTGAGCCCCCGGCGAAACTACCCTGCGGACTTTACTTCCATCTGAACTCTAATCTTGTAAAACGGACATAAAATCCAGTACTAATTACGTCGATTTGGTTTATATGCACTAGTATTGGTTTTTATTTTTTTTTTGATTGGCATATCTTATCCAAAGACCAAAGAATAAGAAATAAGATTACTAGCTAACCGATTTAGAATTTTATTTCTGTATGCAAATTTGCATTATAGATTGCCAATGAAAAATACGTGATGTATCAAATCATACTTATTCAACACTTAATCGAATTATAAACGACCAACAAAAATATGATCTCTATCCCACCAAACACGGCAAGTTTGAGCATTACTAGCCTGGAGGTGGAGTACGAGGGGTGCTCAGCCGGCAAATTTCTCTTAGTCGACGAAGTCGACTTAGTGAAAGACTCAGTTCCAAGACTTCCCGAACCTTGGAAGGCTTGGAATGATGTCGCCAGCGTTCCAGCCCCCTCGTACGGAACCTCCAGGCGGCAGTGAACCCAACCACCCAACAACAAAAAAAGCGAGCCGACTAAAGTCGACCCGCAATCATACTATATTTTAAACCTTACGATGTTTTCTGAAGTACATCATAAATACGATAAATCCAGCAAGAATAATACCAATAATAGTAGCGATAGTATTCTCAGTATTACCAGTCTGAGGATACTTGCCCTTTGATGGAGTCTTCAATGACTCTTTAATTGTAGATCCTGGCATTGAAGTTGATGGATATGTTGGTTCTAGAATTCCGCCTGTGCCTGGTTCACCTGGTTTAACTGGTTCTGTTACTCCGGGTTCTGGACCTGGTTCAGGTTGTGGTTCTGGTGTTGGTTCGGGCTCTGTAACGGGTGGAGTTACTTCGGCCTTGTCTTTTGCAGTAACATTGGTTGCTTCGTTGGCTGTGATTGTAACGGTAATTGGTGTTGTATCAAGCTCATAGCCTTCTGGTGCAATCTTTTCGACTAAGGTGTATGTTCCTGGTGCTAAATCTTGTAAATCGATAATACCTTTTTCATCAGTTGTTAGATCATCTTTTACCACGGTACCTTCGGAATCTTTGAGTGTGTATACGGCGCCTGGTAAAGTTGTTGTGTCTTTATCGGAGTCAACTTTTACCAAGTTTAATGTACCAGTACCTGGGTCAACGATTGCTACTTTGTCAGTTGCGGTGAATTTTGTTACTTCACCAGGCGTGATATCAATCTTAATTGGTGTTGTATCAAGTTCGTAGCCTTCTGGAGCTGTCTTTTCGACTAAAGTGTACGAACCTGACTCTAAGTCTGGAAGAAAAATCTTTCCGTTGGCATCTGTAGTTACATCTTCTGTAACTGTTTTGCCGCTGGCATCAAGAAGTGTGTAAACTGCTCCGGGTAATGGAGCTTTGGTCTCTGCATCCTCTTTGATTAACATCAAGCTACCAGTGCTATCTTCATCTTCAACTTCTCTGGTATCTTGAGCAGTGACTTGAACTTGAGTTGTTGATCCAGGGTAAATCTTGAACGGAATTGGATCGAGATTCTCTGTGTATCCTTCAGGACTGCTAGTTTCAACGAAACTATAATCACCCGAGTGCAATCGACTTAAGTTTATTGCTCCCATTGAATCTGTGACAAGTCCACTTTGGATTACATCTCCGGTTGCATCAAGCAAATCATAGGTGGCCCCGGGTACCAGAATGGCATTATCTTCAGAATCAACTTTTGTTAACTTAACGCTACCAACAGCTGTTCCTGTCCCTGTACCTTGACCACTCCAAGTAATTGCTGATCCAACTTCTTTTGTGACGACACCAGCAACAACCATTTGTGCGTTGTTTGTCCATTTTGCCGGTACGGCGTTTGGATCGTCAACTTTGACTACGTATTGCATGTTGACAGCTTTATCAACATCTCCGAAGTCAAAAGTTATTTTCTGTCCATCGACTGTAACTTTAGGTGTCAAAAGTCCGCCATCTGGAATGAACTTACCGCCTTCATATGAACCAGTTGGACAATAAGCAGAATATGGAACATAAGATTGACCAGGGCTCAATGTATCAATAACTTGAACATTAGTTAAGCTTGATTCGTCCGGATTAAAGGCAATGTTCCAAGTAAATTCTGTTGGCGCATTATCATTATTCGGATCACGTCCAGAAATCCAACCTACTTTATTCATAACCCAATCTTTCGGATCAACTGAAGTAATTGGATTACTTATCCCTTTGGCATGTAATGTAAGTGTTCCTTTACGATTTTCAATATTTGAATCAAATTGAGCTGTTGCAGTCATGGTACCGGTTGATTCACCAGCTTTAATTGTGAAGACTGCTATTTGTTCATTTTGTTCGTTATAAATTGGAATATTCCTATCTACTAAGGTTGCTAAGCCTTCGGGTAATTCAAATTCTGCTGTGTCACCAATATTTACGTGAACCCCATCAGGAATTTGCCAGTTATACGAAACCGTGTAGTGATCCCATGTATAAAGCGGTCCATTAGGATTTACACTTTCCCCATTGGCATCAGTAATTAAAGCATCCTCACCGGAGGTTCCCGACATAGGAATCTTCGCGGCTTGAGATGTTTGCGAGTTAAATGTTGTCCATGTGAAGATGGCCAGTACTACAGCCACCACGGATAACATTATCGATGAAATTCTGTATTTCATACAAAACCATCTCCCTAAAAATATGGATTGATTTAATCTCTAAATCGAGTCAAGTATATATCCTGGGCGCGCCAGAGGTACATTTTAACAGTCAACGAATAATTCATAAAAAGTATATCTATACAAAATAAAAAAGCCGACTAAAAAGTCGACTTTCGATCACACTACAGGCTGAAGTTTACATTTCAGGTGTAGTTAACTGAATAGCGGTTCATCCTGGTTCAAAATTGGTCAAAACTATTGGGAGATAGCCTTTTCCATAAACCAGTTAGCATATTTGAAATCTTATCACGGCGTGACACAAATCATTCCGAAGTAAGTTGATAATTTTATTTCCGCAACATTTTTCTTAATAAAGATGGGAGGTCTCGTAATTAAGATGTTGTAGTGTCAGTGAGTTTGTCATCGCAGCAGACGATATTTTAAAACAAAGTCACTTTAATAATAAAATAAATATCAGATATTCAGAATCATCGTATTCGCTAAAGTTCTAATATACTTGATCCATTCGTTTGTTAAATCTCGAACTGACTCATCAAGGACAGCAACCTTGATTGGGAGGAATCAATTCTTCGAAGTTGTTAATAAGGGAAATTTGCATCAAGGTGAAATTCAAGCCAGAATTTCGCCAGCGGCAATACTTTCGTATGTGCCAAACTTCCATTAAGTGTTTAAACCGCTAGTAAACTACTTCTTGCTAGTAGAGTAACATTTAATCTTCTAATGTAATTTCCGGCTATGAACGTTAAGCAATTCACATTCAATAGCGTAGACATATAATACCAATCATTAGGCGCTTTCAGTTCTCAATATACATATTATTATTTTCCCATTTTGATACGTTTTCTGATAAATATTAATTTGAATAATATTTCCTAAATGATATTCATAAATTACTTTGAAGAAAGTTTAAATCGGCGTGTTGAATAGTAGGTAATCGCTGACACAAAAATAATCCAAATTGAAATAAATAAATGAATATTAGTTAACAATGAATACGTTGCTCCTGAGACTGATTTATCAAAGAACGAAAGCACTTTGACGTTCATCGCAAAACTCAAAATATAAATGACACTCATATAGATTAGTTGCTGAGAAATATTTCCAACACTAGAAAGCTGATATTTGATTAAAAATGCCCTCTCGCCATTTAAGTTAGGATGCGTATACAAAGAATCATTCAAAATCACATTATCAGCACCTATAAAGATTGCGCACAGTAACAGTCCGAAGAAGTATGTTGGATCCCACATTGTGAAGATAATTCCAATAATTAACACTGGATATCTCCACTCTGTGAACTTTTTCAACAACGTTGGACCAAGCTCAAATCCTACCATGTAAATTACAAATATAATCATAGTTGAATTGAATTTGAATCGTAACGTACTATCAAAAATCGAATAAAGCAGGACGAAGTTCATTACTACACCGCGAGTTAATGCTGCTAAGCTCAGTGGAAAAATTTTTCGGTGAATATCTAATTGAAAATAAATTAAGGTTGCCAAAACAATCACAGCTAACAAACAAATAAGTAAATCCATCACACTAGAGGTATTTGTTAGCCTTGTGTAGCGGATTGAGAACATTAAAATTACGAGTACTACTAGGAATATTAGTGCCAATACTAATTTTGAAGGATTGTGGATACTAATCTTATAGTCACTGTTTGAATAAAAATCAATTTGGCGTTTCATATAAATCCCACCAAACCAGCTAAAGACGAAGACAATTGCCAAAAATCCAAACGCTAAATTCAAAATTTGCATCTTATCTGAAAGATATCCGATTGCAACTAGAATAATCATGGCAACTAATGCGGCCATCCAATGATTTATAGTTATCTTAAAATTCTCATCTAGTTTTCCACGTGACCTCATCGTTAAAAAATATGGCCAGATCCAACTTGATGAAAGTCCTAGGAGTATTCCACCGAGAATTCCAAAAAATGGATTGCCCGCAAACAACATTGATAATGAACCAATAATCCCCGTGACGTTCGAGACGTTTAACATTGTTGCTGCGGTCCAATTTATATAGACAGTTAGCAACATGCCAATACATCTGAATGTATATAGCATTAAAAAAGGCAACGCATAAACTGGATTCCCACTATTTTGGGTATATAACATTAGACAAAAGAAATATGGAATGACCACCCCTGCATTTGCCAACAAATTTAATACGCCAACAGAAAAAGTTTCGAAATTTTGTCGCATAACTATAACCTCACAGTTCGTTACCCTGATTATACGCAAAAAGACGCATGTGTTTATCCATACGTCTTATTTGAATACATCTAAAACATTTTTTACACTTCGATTTATATCATCAGTCTGTGTGACTAAAGTAATGAATGCCGCACCAACAGCTCCATTATTCTTTAACGATTGTAAGTTGGTGTTGTCAATACCACCGATTGCTACGATTGGCACATCACTAATATTCACCATATCTTCCATCAGTTCTAGTCCCATCGGAGCCACTGCATCAGGCTTCGAATTTGTGGAAAATATTGGTCCAGCGCCGATGTAATCGACACGATCTATTTCGTTAGCAATTTCGGTTTGCTCAATGGTCTGACAAGATAGTCCAATCATCATATCCGGATTGGCATCCCGAACCACTTTCGTAATTCGCTCATCTTTTTGTCCAACGTGAACCCCGTCAGCATTTAACTTGTTTGCCAAATCGACATCGTCATCAACAATAAAGGAAATTTGTGCGTTATTACAAATATCACGAAGTATCACACCTAGTTGATAACGCTGCTCATCATTTAGCTTGGATTCACCTTTATCACGATATTGAAAGGCGGTAATTCCGGCAGCGATTGCTTCATTCAATATAGCTGGTAAATCTCGGTCACCAATATCTTGAGTTCCACACACAAAATAAGCTTGAAGCATTTCTGATTTAAATTTCATCGAAGGCACCCTCGGCATTATATGCCCAGTGGTTTAGTGGACCGTGACCATGACCAACTTGAATGGTATTTTTAATTGCTGCCTCAACAAAATCTTTTCCATATAAAATGGCAGATTTCATATCATCGCCTAATGCCAGTCTTGAAACTATCGCAGACGAAATTGTATCGCCCGTTCCGTGGGTTCTGATTGTGTGAACTCTCTTGCTGCTCATCTTGAAACTCTCACCATTTTCCAAAAGCACAACATCACGAACCATTTCTGAATCGCCATGGCCACCTTTGATCAAAACATTTTTGGCTCCCAAATCTTGAATCTTCTTGGCGGCAACGAGCATCCCACTTTGACTTTCAATCTTACTGCCAATCAAACGCTCAGCCTCGGGCATATTTGGTGTAACTAATGTGGCAAGCTTGATCAATTTATTTTTGATAGCATCAATACCTTCATCAGAAAGTAATTGTGAGCCACCTTTAGCAATCATAACTGGATCCAATACGAATGGACCAAAGTCATATTTCTTCAAATTGTCATAAACGACTTCAACATGTTCAGCATCAGCCAACATTCCGGTCTTACAGGCCTTGATTTTGAAATCATCGTTTAATGAAGCAAACTGTTCCGAAATCAATTTTGGAGAAATTGCCTGAAAATTCTGAACACCAATTGTATTTTGCGCCGTCACAGCGACAACCACTGCAGTCGAAAAGACACCACATTCCTGCATTGTCTTCATGTCAGCCATAATACCAGCACCGCCACCACTGTCAGTTCCAGCGATGGTCAATGCTTGTGGAAAGCTATTTACATCATTCATCATATTTCCCCCATCTCTTTATATCTTCAGTATTAATCGTATAAAGTTGATCAAGTAAACGTGTTGAAAAGGCAGCAGGTCCAATATTTGGTGTTTCTGTCATTACTAGTTCTCCAGCTAATCCAAAAATAAGACATGCCATCTTGGCACCTTCAAAATAGTTACCATCAGAAACAGCTGCGAATACTGCGATAATAGATGAAAGCATATCGCCAGTACCCACTCTTGTTGTAAAAATCTTATTTCCGTTAAACGTGTGTGAAATTAGGTCTCTAGTGGCAATTGTGTCAGTGACACCAGTTACGACTGTTACGCAATCAAACTTTTTCGAACAGGCTTTGGCAATTTCATCGACGGACTTAGTTTGCCCCTCATCGATTGAATCAATACCTTTGGCGGACCATGAAACTCCAACTAAACTGGCAATCTCACCAGCATTACCACGAATAATCGTTGGCTTGGCTACTTTGAATAAGTCCTCAACGAATGCCAATCGTTCTGGTACTGCTCCGATTCCGACTGGATCAAGTACAACTGGCTTGTTGAAATCTAATGCTAGTTTCAACAGATCTTTGCTAAGCTCATTTTGACGTTCGTCGAGCGTCCCGATGTTGATGCAGACGCCACTTGCCATCTGGGCAAGGGTCTTCAACTCTGCATCGTAATTTGTCATTAATGGAGACGCTCCAATGGCGCTAATTCCATTGGCGACATCACTTTGAGTAACTGAATTCGCAATATTTAAAATCATCGGATTGTCAGTTCTAACTTTTTGCAATAAATCGAGTTTCATCGTAAATTCCTCCAAAAGTACAAAAAAAGCCACGGTTCTAATCGTAGGATTAAGAATCGTGGCATAAGTTTGCCCAGATTATCGCACTTTCCTACGCAAGCATTAACTCACAGGTTCAAAGGGATCGGCATAGCCGTCTCAGTCTCTCTCGAAACACCCCTAGTGCTAAAGTATGATTTAAGTTTATCATGAAATTATTTAAAAATATAATATTTGGCGCAGATTTATTTTACACCCAATGCTTTGAATGCTGCATCTTCAATCGAATCATAAAAAATAACTGTAAATGCTCCCAATAATTCTGAAGGAACTGACCCTAAATCAGCAGCAGAAGTGTTAGGAATTAATATTTTCTTAGCACCTGAATCCAGTGCAACTTGCAAAGTATCTGCAAGATTATCAAGCTTCACCAGTGAACCACCAATTGTATGTTCGCCAAGAATAACCAAACTATCTAAAGTAGACTTACTCATTGAAATCGATACTAAGGCAATGTATGTAGCAAGTGACAATCTGCTGGTCATCTCACTATTATTCAGATTTACTGCATTTACCACATAATCATGAGTGGTTAAACTGATGCTTGAACTAACGGATTTTGAATTAGCTTTCAAATACTTGTATGCAGTATCCATGGCTTCCGATGCTTTATGATTTCCAGAGATCCCAGTTTTTTCAAATTTACCATTTCCGGCTATCATCTGAGTTTCAATTTTGAATAAACTCAATCGTTCATTTTTGTCATAGGTAACAGTATAAACTTGACCTGGTTTTTCTGTACCCTCGGGAATTAAACTATTGGATCCCTGCTCAGGCACTGAGACATAATGTTCCTCAAATGTTTCATTGTCGATGTACGAAAAATTAATGTCAAAAAATTCCATTCCACCAATTTTCTTTAATTGCTCTTTAACTCGCCGACGAAGTTCTAATGCAAACTCCAAAGCTTCTTGAACTTCGGGTTTGCCATATTCGCCATTTGGATATAGCAACTTCAACATGCCGGAGGTAGTCTTTCTAACAGCTATAGTGTCCCTCTGATTGAGTTGGCCACCCAACTTGAAGTATTTATCTATGGCATCGGAAAATGACTGCTTACGCAATTCTCGCATGATTTCAGCAAAGTAATCAGTTATTAATCCATATCCTTTTGTAAAGAATGATGGTTTGTATTTTGGAATTTCCCAACCAGGGATATAGGCATGAATCCTATCAAGAAATGCAGAATCAGTCGCCATAACCTCAGGAAATGGTTCAAACAAGTTAGAAGTTCGCATCACAACGTCAATGCTCTGATTAATATTACCGACAAAAACCATTGCTGCACTAGCTTGGATTTCATCCTTACCACGGGCAAATGATCCAGATGCCATGTAATCCTTCATGATTTGGACGCCATCTTTATCCTTGAAAGTGATACCAGCAACCTCATCAAAAGCGACGATATCCCACATTCCTACTAGTCCAACTTGTCTACGACCCATGTTGTAGAACAAATTTGCAACGGTCGTTTGTCCACCAGAAACTAAAATCGAATTTGGTGATAATTCTTTATAAACATGAGATTTACCAGTTCCACGGGGCCCAAGCTCAACCACATTATAATTATTTTCCACAAACGGTATTAACCTTGCCAAAAACAACCATTTTTCACGCTTTGAAAATTGTGTTGGTTCCATACCAATAGTACGTAAAATCAAATCCGTCCACTCATCCGTAGTGAACTCCGATCTAGCTTTATAAACTTCTGGCATATTTAAATCTGCGACTTGAATAGGTGTCAATGAGTCAACGACAAATGGAGATTCATTTTTATTATTCTCATCATAAGCATATCTCAAGCGAACAATGGACCAAATTCCTCCGCCAAGTAATCTTTCAAAGTCTTGAGGATATCTGCTGTCAACCGGCACTCCATCGATTCCTAGATTACTAAACAAGGCTTCATATCGATCAGCGTGTTCATTCAAATGAACAGTTAGTTTGTCGATTACAGTATATGAGCCAAGTTC encodes:
- a CDS encoding helix-turn-helix transcriptional regulator, coding for MELTKRQKEIIAMTKKNSPLTSEKIANQLNLSVPTIRGDLRLLTAVGILGSRPKVGYEYTGMKNAQISYGNLYDKKITDILKRPAFVEPSTSLQECVNSLFLRDTGSLYVIDDNKDLLGLISRKDLLAVTVNNGDTESMTASMVMTRMPNLITVTSDMTIMKVGKLLLKHEVDSLPVVEKENSRKVVGKITKNRIFQYFVEQGNKNS
- a CDS encoding DMT family transporter; its protein translation is MKIKSILLILIPTFLFSSMEIALKIAGGTFNPIELNFIRFLIGGLALLPFAWSYLRKHSILLSRSDLLRCAATGFVIVVVSMSLYQLSIQMTDASIVAIMLSANPIFGLIIGFIFLHEKLSRTNIFALVLTLIGLLVIIDPFHLKNPIGITLGLLSSIIFGVYGVMSRVHSHKIGINALTMTCLSFLFGAGELAILMGISHTPIASVIPSHYSEFVNIPFFQGISWSTLPLILYISVLVTGAAFGLYFVAMDEVGVVQASLIFLVKPALAPVLALAVLGEAIATRTVIGIIIILLGSAITLMGAKIAYGVIGLFVRDSKLPKEQVEEEMEHDMANEPDDDSEVEDANFKSTIKNTIETQKEVHQALKESIHSNSMQKNS
- the thiE gene encoding thiamine phosphate synthase, whose amino-acid sequence is MKFKSEMLQAYFVCGTQDIGDRDLPAILNEAIAAGITAFQYRDKGESKLNDEQRYQLGVILRDICNNAQISFIVDDDVDLANKLNADGVHVGQKDERITKVVRDANPDMMIGLSCQTIEQTEIANEIDRVDYIGAGPIFSTNSKPDAVAPMGLELMEDMVNISDVPIVAIGGIDNTNLQSLKNNGAVGAAFITLVTQTDDINRSVKNVLDVFK
- a CDS encoding SpaA isopeptide-forming pilin-related protein, translating into MKYRISSIMLSVVAVVLAIFTWTTFNSQTSQAAKIPMSGTSGEDALITDANGESVNPNGPLYTWDHYTVSYNWQIPDGVHVNIGDTAEFELPEGLATLVDRNIPIYNEQNEQIAVFTIKAGESTGTMTATAQFDSNIENRKGTLTLHAKGISNPITSVDPKDWVMNKVGWISGRDPNNDNAPTEFTWNIAFNPDESSLTNVQVIDTLSPGQSYVPYSAYCPTGSYEGGKFIPDGGLLTPKVTVDGQKITFDFGDVDKAVNMQYVVKVDDPNAVPAKWTNNAQMVVAGVVTKEVGSAITWSGQGTGTGTAVGSVKLTKVDSEDNAILVPGATYDLLDATGDVIQSGLVTDSMGAINLSRLHSGDYSFVETSSPEGYTENLDPIPFKIYPGSTTQVQVTAQDTREVEDEDSTGSLMLIKEDAETKAPLPGAVYTLLDASGKTVTEDVTTDANGKIFLPDLESGSYTLVEKTAPEGYELDTTPIKIDITPGEVTKFTATDKVAIVDPGTGTLNLVKVDSDKDTTTLPGAVYTLKDSEGTVVKDDLTTDEKGIIDLQDLAPGTYTLVEKIAPEGYELDTTPITVTITANEATNVTAKDKAEVTPPVTEPEPTPEPQPEPGPEPGVTEPVKPGEPGTGGILEPTYPSTSMPGSTIKESLKTPSKGKYPQTGNTENTIATIIGIILAGFIVFMMYFRKHRKV
- the rpsN gene encoding 30S ribosomal protein S14 codes for the protein MARKAKIEREKRLHETVAKYATLREELKENGDYDALSKLPRDASPTRLHHRDKIDGRPHAYLRKFGMSRINFRNLAHAGQIPGVRKASW
- a CDS encoding GyrI-like domain-containing protein, whose amino-acid sequence is MKYDVKNQERNLYLPKQKPVIVSVPEQKFISLHGIGDPNGEGFKEKIETLYPVAYGLKFDYKKYSEDKDVEFDDYVVPPLEGVWSLTPAGQKLDHLDKNEFEYDIMIRIPDFIPAGLITLSIAATKEKKNPSLIDELEIKTYPAMEAAEILHHGSYDEEPASFLQIDEFVVANNKKRASKIHREIYLSDARRVDKDKLKTVLRYRIK
- a CDS encoding M24 family metallopeptidase; amino-acid sequence: MDNSRVITIKNYLHENKVDAYLITDKEDQFYVANYTGDDGFVVIDAENKYIVTDARFFEQIKLEAPEFEVIDINKQSLADFLSSKYKLVAIESDSLLTQDYQAIVAKGVETVSANLVIKKMRMYKSTEEIGYIQKAADITDKVYDHIINFMKVGMTEVEVADEIEATGKKLGAQKLSFETIVASGVRSSFPHGDATDKVIEDGDVVTLDFGFVYNNYYSDTTRTVVMGTATEEVKKVYSIVKGAEELGIKFAPMVETFGDLDRAVRGYIDDSGYGKYFNHGTGHGLGLVCHDYPIIRTSNDDQLEDGIVFTIEPGIYLPNKFGVRIEDDIYKDDNGETVHVTKSTNELIIIK